A genomic stretch from Nocardia wallacei includes:
- a CDS encoding MarR family winged helix-turn-helix transcriptional regulator yields the protein MDDTRDDDLDVDALATAIETFNRYYIRIPTTAQLSFTTLSVLDTLAAAGKPMRLTDMVRTEQISQPGLTQLVGRLERDGLVERRPDPTDRRAVLVHLTEAGRRVGTSRRADRVEHLRPVVARLSAADRRALAAVLPVLERLAALGHAAD from the coding sequence ATGGACGACACCCGCGACGACGATCTGGACGTGGACGCCCTCGCGACGGCGATCGAGACCTTCAACCGCTACTACATCCGCATCCCCACCACGGCACAGCTGTCGTTCACGACGCTGTCGGTCCTGGACACCCTCGCCGCGGCGGGCAAGCCCATGCGGCTCACGGATATGGTGCGGACCGAACAGATCAGCCAGCCGGGCCTGACCCAACTCGTCGGCCGGCTGGAGCGCGACGGCCTGGTCGAGCGCCGCCCGGATCCCACCGATCGCCGGGCGGTACTGGTCCACCTCACCGAGGCGGGCCGCCGCGTCGGAACGTCGCGGCGGGCGGATCGCGTCGAACACCTGCGGCCCGTGGTCGCCCGGCTCTCCGCGGCGGATCGCCGTGCGCTGGCCGCGGTGCTGCCGGTCCTGGAGCGGCTGGCCGCGCTCGGCCACGCCGCCGACTGA
- a CDS encoding C40 family peptidase: MAGTDDVRYTRNTRRLFWWLTAAAAVVFGAFGALLLSSGQAAAQPISVPGIGSIEVPIEIQAPAGIPETVPAVEPVAPKVAPHSEAAVTGIVNQLQTVIPGIDFRALLPQVPDVPRADLVPDTLAPPAPAATPEKTRGERAVEAAESKIGAAYGYGAAGPDSFDCSGLVQWSYGQAGVDVPRTSYEQLSAGTPVDMDELQPGDMVSFYGGGHSALYAGDGKVIHAGTSSTGVQLTDLSEMPASGARRF; encoded by the coding sequence ATGGCAGGAACCGACGACGTCCGATATACCCGCAACACGCGGCGCCTGTTCTGGTGGCTGACGGCCGCCGCGGCGGTGGTATTCGGTGCATTCGGCGCACTCCTACTGAGCTCGGGCCAGGCCGCGGCGCAGCCGATATCCGTTCCGGGAATCGGTTCGATCGAGGTGCCGATCGAAATTCAGGCGCCGGCGGGAATTCCGGAGACCGTGCCCGCGGTCGAGCCGGTGGCGCCGAAGGTCGCACCGCATTCGGAGGCGGCCGTCACCGGAATCGTGAATCAATTGCAGACCGTCATTCCGGGCATCGATTTCCGGGCGTTGCTGCCGCAGGTGCCGGACGTGCCGCGCGCCGACCTCGTGCCCGATACGCTCGCGCCGCCCGCTCCGGCCGCGACACCCGAGAAGACCCGCGGTGAACGGGCCGTCGAGGCGGCGGAGTCGAAGATCGGCGCGGCCTACGGCTACGGCGCGGCGGGCCCCGACTCCTTCGACTGCTCCGGCCTGGTGCAGTGGTCCTACGGGCAGGCCGGCGTCGACGTGCCGCGCACCAGCTATGAGCAGCTCTCCGCCGGTACCCCGGTCGACATGGACGAACTGCAACCCGGCGACATGGTGTCGTTCTACGGCGGCGGCCACTCGGCCCTCTACGCCGGTGACGGGAAGGTCATCCACGCGGGGACCAGCAGCACGGGCGTGCAGCTGACGGACCTGTCGGAGATGCCCGCCAGCGGCGCCCGGCGCTTCTGA
- a CDS encoding glutamate ABC transporter substrate-binding protein, translated as MNTRILRAALALASIAVLAACGADPAVPRSGPVVAVNPLPPKAREITTPPGSDRSCDAEASLRPGPQPDPGAMPPGSAMARIVQKGRVTVGVDQNTYLFGFRDPATGQLEGFDIDLAREIARDLFGDPDRIELRSVSTAERLPALQNHQVDLVVRTFSVTCERRREIGFSTVYYKAAQRILAPRTAGVRALPDLAGKRVCVTFGATSSGPLFTLPNRPKVLGVDNWTDCLVALQQGQVDAISTDEPILVGLAEQDANLQVVGDPLGFENYAVGVPKGEDDMIRFVNGVLDRIRGDGTWQRLYAAHLGALGPSAGAPAPRYSG; from the coding sequence GTGAACACGCGGATACTGCGCGCGGCCCTGGCGCTCGCGTCGATCGCCGTACTGGCCGCCTGCGGTGCGGATCCGGCCGTGCCGCGGTCGGGGCCGGTGGTCGCGGTGAATCCGTTGCCGCCGAAAGCTCGCGAGATCACCACGCCGCCGGGGTCCGACCGCAGCTGCGACGCCGAGGCGAGCCTGCGGCCGGGGCCGCAGCCGGATCCCGGTGCGATGCCGCCCGGTTCGGCCATGGCCCGCATCGTGCAGAAGGGGCGGGTGACGGTCGGCGTCGACCAGAACACCTACCTGTTCGGCTTCCGCGATCCGGCCACCGGTCAGCTGGAAGGCTTCGACATCGACCTGGCCCGCGAGATCGCCCGCGACCTGTTCGGCGACCCCGACCGCATCGAACTGCGCTCGGTGTCCACCGCGGAACGGCTGCCCGCCCTGCAGAACCACCAGGTCGACCTCGTGGTCCGGACCTTCTCGGTGACCTGCGAGCGCCGCCGCGAGATCGGCTTCTCCACCGTGTATTACAAAGCGGCGCAACGGATTCTGGCACCGCGCACGGCGGGTGTCCGCGCGCTGCCCGACCTCGCGGGCAAGCGGGTGTGTGTCACCTTCGGCGCCACCTCCTCCGGTCCGCTGTTCACGCTGCCGAACCGGCCCAAGGTGCTGGGCGTGGACAACTGGACCGACTGCCTGGTCGCGTTGCAGCAGGGGCAGGTGGACGCCATCAGCACCGACGAGCCCATTCTGGTCGGACTGGCCGAGCAGGATGCCAATCTCCAAGTCGTCGGCGACCCACTGGGTTTCGAGAACTACGCGGTCGGGGTGCCGAAGGGGGAGGACGACATGATCCGCTTCGTCAACGGCGTGCTCGACCGGATTCGCGGCGACGGTACCTGGCAGCGCCTGTACGCCGCCCATCTCGGCGCGCTCGGCCCGTCCGCGGGGGCGCCGGCCCCGCGCTACAGCGGTTAG
- a CDS encoding DMT family transporter has product MSVDIVAPARDRSAAALIAAGILWGTGGLAGSLLADRAGLHPLSVATYRLLLGGALAVALLAVSGGLRGLPRTRAAGRRVLVTGGLLGCYQASYFVAVQHISVSLATMVTIGTLPVFVALGTAVRDRRKPGGATMLAIVLAVSGLILLTWSPGGTASGGTLAAGVGTALLAAAGFSLMTLITATPVAGLDPLRTTAFGMLTGGLLLTPAALVSGMALPLRPDVLLTAAYLGSAPTAIAYTAYFRGLRTAAPVLAALAALLEPLTAALLSAAILGDRLSVPGWCGAGLLVTALAISYRR; this is encoded by the coding sequence ATGTCTGTCGACATCGTCGCGCCCGCGCGCGACCGTTCGGCGGCGGCGCTGATCGCCGCCGGAATTCTCTGGGGCACCGGCGGACTCGCCGGATCCCTGCTCGCCGACCGGGCCGGTCTGCATCCGCTGTCCGTGGCCACCTATCGTCTGCTGCTCGGCGGCGCGCTCGCGGTCGCGCTGCTCGCGGTGTCGGGCGGGTTGCGCGGACTGCCGCGCACCCGGGCGGCGGGACGGCGGGTGCTGGTCACCGGCGGCCTGCTGGGCTGTTATCAGGCCAGCTATTTCGTTGCGGTGCAACATATTTCGGTCAGTCTGGCGACTATGGTGACGATCGGGACGCTGCCCGTGTTCGTCGCGCTGGGCACGGCGGTGCGCGACCGCCGCAAGCCGGGCGGGGCCACGATGCTCGCGATCGTCCTCGCGGTGAGCGGGCTCATCCTGCTCACCTGGTCGCCCGGCGGCACCGCGAGCGGCGGGACGCTGGCCGCGGGAGTGGGCACGGCGTTGCTGGCCGCGGCGGGGTTCTCGCTCATGACCCTGATCACCGCGACGCCCGTCGCGGGCCTGGATCCGTTGCGCACCACCGCTTTCGGCATGCTCACCGGCGGGCTGCTGCTGACCCCGGCGGCCCTGGTGTCCGGGATGGCGCTGCCGCTGCGGCCCGACGTGCTGCTCACGGCCGCTTACCTGGGCAGCGCGCCGACGGCGATCGCCTACACCGCCTACTTCCGCGGATTGCGTACCGCCGCACCGGTTCTCGCCGCGCTGGCAGCGCTGCTGGAACCGCTGACCGCCGCGCTGCTGTCGGCGGCGATCCTCGGTGACCGGCTGAGCGTGCCGGGCTGGTGCGGGGCGGGCCTGCTGGTCACCGCCCTGGCTATCAGTTACCGGAGGTAG
- a CDS encoding ParA family protein, giving the protein MTNSAASLDLPKPLVVTLGNLKGGVGKTTSAFFLAGYFALEHELRVLVIDADPLSQTGYSWYRRLQKGEVDVPFTLIAFPSRHVDDCIADNAANYDVIIVDAGGESAEIFKAAIPSTDELVLLTSVSPSEVKRVPSTYRAAEEAAVDAAREIRVRVLMTKVPVTMKKGVNVSTEYRTQRAQLEDAGYEVFGSYLSAWKWYREAADGEVGEGAENPLHDLGEYRQVGDELVSPYRIALGVPA; this is encoded by the coding sequence GTGACGAATTCTGCTGCATCACTGGATCTGCCGAAACCCTTGGTGGTCACCTTGGGAAATCTCAAAGGCGGCGTCGGTAAAACCACCTCCGCCTTTTTCCTCGCCGGTTACTTCGCGCTCGAGCACGAGTTGCGAGTGCTGGTCATCGATGCCGACCCGCTGAGCCAGACCGGCTATTCCTGGTATCGGCGGCTGCAGAAGGGAGAAGTGGATGTGCCCTTCACGCTGATCGCGTTCCCGTCCCGGCACGTCGACGACTGCATCGCCGACAATGCCGCGAACTACGACGTGATCATCGTGGACGCCGGAGGTGAATCGGCGGAGATATTCAAGGCCGCGATTCCCTCCACCGACGAGCTCGTCCTGTTGACGAGCGTGAGTCCCTCGGAGGTGAAGCGAGTGCCCAGTACCTATCGGGCCGCCGAGGAGGCGGCCGTCGACGCGGCCCGCGAAATCCGGGTCCGGGTCCTGATGACGAAGGTTCCGGTGACGATGAAGAAGGGCGTCAACGTCTCCACCGAATATCGCACCCAGCGGGCACAACTGGAGGACGCCGGTTACGAGGTGTTCGGTTCCTATCTGAGCGCCTGGAAGTGGTATCGCGAAGCCGCCGACGGGGAAGTCGGCGAGGGGGCCGAGAACCCACTGCACGATCTGGGCGAATACCGGCAGGTGGGCGACGAATTGGTGAGTCCCTACCGCATCGCGCTGGGGGTGCCGGCCTGA
- a CDS encoding amino acid permease produces the protein MPASPAMRDLFRRKPIELIEDEPSGGLRRALGLWQLTAIGVGGIIGAGIFALAGSVAHDTAGPAVLLSFLIAGVASAAAALSYAEFAGLIPKAGSAYTYGYAVLGEPVGWLIGWDLLLEYTAIVAVVAIGISGYISFLLEQLDIALPVWMLGAPGTGDGHYVDLFAALLCLLIAFLLNRGIKAAARFETAVVAVKVVVVLVVIVVGAFYLDSGNYSPYFPFGFGGAVTGASTVFFAVFGYDAMSTAAEESVDAKRHLPKAILLSLAVSMVLYVLVCLVLTGMQHYTEINPKSGLSSAFESVGLPGLGSLIAAGAIVGIMTVLFTFMLGVTRIWYSMSRDGLLPRWFAKTHPTRHVPTRITWIAGAVSAVIAGFLPIGEAAELTNIGILLAFVVVCAAVIVLRYRQPDLPRGFRTPLMPIVPLIGIGFSLWLITYLKPETWARFGVWFALGLIVYFAYSRRHSVLATGGELPPTSGN, from the coding sequence ATGCCAGCGAGCCCAGCGATGCGTGACCTCTTCCGGCGCAAACCGATCGAGCTGATCGAGGACGAGCCCTCCGGCGGCCTGCGGCGGGCCCTGGGCCTGTGGCAGCTGACCGCCATCGGGGTCGGCGGCATCATCGGGGCGGGGATCTTCGCCCTCGCCGGGTCGGTCGCCCACGACACCGCCGGGCCCGCGGTGCTCCTCTCGTTCCTCATCGCGGGCGTCGCCAGCGCCGCCGCCGCGCTGTCCTACGCCGAGTTCGCGGGCCTGATTCCGAAGGCCGGGTCGGCCTACACCTACGGTTACGCCGTGCTCGGCGAACCGGTCGGGTGGCTGATCGGCTGGGATCTGCTGCTCGAGTACACCGCCATCGTCGCGGTGGTGGCCATCGGCATCTCCGGCTACATCTCCTTCCTGCTGGAGCAGCTCGATATCGCACTGCCGGTGTGGATGCTCGGCGCACCCGGCACCGGCGACGGGCACTACGTGGATCTCTTCGCCGCACTGCTGTGCCTGCTGATCGCGTTCCTGCTGAACCGCGGCATCAAGGCGGCGGCGCGGTTCGAGACCGCGGTGGTCGCGGTCAAGGTCGTCGTGGTGCTGGTGGTGATCGTGGTCGGCGCGTTCTACCTCGACAGCGGCAACTACAGCCCGTATTTCCCGTTCGGGTTCGGCGGCGCGGTGACCGGCGCGTCGACGGTGTTCTTCGCGGTGTTCGGCTACGACGCGATGTCGACCGCGGCCGAGGAGTCGGTGGACGCCAAACGCCACCTGCCCAAGGCGATCCTGCTGTCGCTGGCCGTCTCGATGGTGCTGTACGTGCTGGTGTGCCTGGTGCTGACGGGCATGCAGCATTACACCGAGATCAACCCGAAGAGCGGGCTGTCGTCGGCCTTCGAGTCGGTCGGACTGCCCGGGCTGGGCAGCCTGATCGCGGCCGGGGCGATCGTCGGCATCATGACCGTGCTGTTCACCTTCATGCTCGGCGTCACCCGGATCTGGTACTCGATGAGCCGGGACGGGTTGCTGCCCAGATGGTTCGCCAAGACGCACCCGACCCGGCACGTGCCGACCCGCATCACCTGGATCGCGGGCGCGGTGTCGGCGGTGATCGCGGGCTTCCTCCCGATCGGGGAGGCGGCCGAGCTGACCAACATCGGTATCCTGCTGGCCTTCGTGGTGGTGTGCGCGGCCGTCATCGTGCTGCGCTACCGGCAGCCCGACCTCCCGCGCGGCTTCCGCACCCCGCTGATGCCGATCGTCCCGCTGATCGGCATCGGCTTCTCGCTCTGGCTGATCACCTACCTGAAGCCGGAGACCTGGGCCCGCTTCGGGGTGTGGTTCGCGCTCGGCCTGATCGTCTACTTCGCCTACAGCCGACGCCATTCGGTCCTGGCCACCGGCGGTGAGCTGCCGCCTACCTCCGGTAACTGA
- a CDS encoding MHYT domain-containing protein: MPLENIAVLELDHFNHGLLTPILAYLMSFIGSVLGLRCAVHARSSRWPGGWLVAAAVALGGCGIWVMHFTAMLGFSIQGMTVRYDIPMTLLSAAIAIVVVWIGLSIVVRVRREIVALPVGGAVTGVGVAAMHYLGMSAMHAGAHVEYGFGLVTLSVVIAVVAATAALWFMLHVHGFGATLGAAVIMGLAVCGMHYTGMASMSAHRGDHAMGGSGVEPVELLTPLIMTVTLVTMMLIVLVGLAEVDAPSRRESEALEKEPELADSGRSWPRLDPFSDAPRQPVRAPRPPQQQQQSVPTSVSLRAASQAADHQPGFGTPHPNRRP; this comes from the coding sequence TTGCCATTGGAGAACATCGCCGTGCTCGAGCTCGACCATTTCAACCATGGGTTGCTGACCCCCATTCTCGCGTATCTCATGTCGTTCATCGGCTCTGTGCTCGGCCTTCGCTGTGCCGTCCACGCCCGGTCGTCCCGATGGCCGGGCGGCTGGCTCGTCGCCGCGGCGGTGGCGCTGGGTGGTTGCGGCATCTGGGTCATGCACTTCACCGCCATGCTCGGTTTCTCCATTCAGGGGATGACCGTCCGCTACGACATTCCGATGACATTGCTCAGCGCGGCCATCGCGATCGTGGTGGTGTGGATCGGGCTGTCCATCGTGGTGCGGGTGCGCCGCGAGATCGTGGCGCTACCGGTCGGTGGCGCGGTCACCGGCGTGGGTGTGGCGGCCATGCACTACCTCGGGATGTCCGCGATGCACGCGGGCGCGCACGTGGAGTACGGCTTCGGGCTGGTGACGCTGTCGGTGGTGATCGCGGTGGTCGCGGCGACGGCGGCGCTGTGGTTCATGCTGCACGTCCACGGGTTCGGCGCGACCCTCGGCGCCGCGGTGATCATGGGGCTGGCGGTCTGCGGGATGCACTACACCGGCATGGCGTCGATGAGCGCGCACCGCGGTGACCACGCCATGGGCGGCAGCGGGGTGGAGCCGGTGGAGTTGCTCACGCCGCTGATCATGACGGTCACGCTGGTCACCATGATGCTGATCGTGCTGGTCGGCCTGGCCGAGGTGGACGCGCCCTCGCGGCGGGAGTCCGAGGCGCTGGAGAAAGAGCCCGAGCTGGCCGACAGTGGGCGCAGCTGGCCCCGTCTCGACCCCTTCTCCGACGCCCCGCGCCAGCCCGTCCGAGCCCCCCGCCCACCCCAGCAGCAGCAACAGTCCGTCCCCACCTCGGTAAGCCTCCGCGCCGCCAGCCAGGCCGCCGACCACCAACCAGGCTTCGGCACCCCCCACCCGAACCGCCGCCCCTGA
- the tuf gene encoding elongation factor Tu, producing the protein MAKQVFVRTKPHLNIGTMGHVDHGKTTLTAAITKVLAARGGGSFVPFERIDRAPEEVARGITINLSHVEYETAARHYAHVDMPGHADFVKNMITGAAQLDGAILVLSAHDGVMPQTVEHVLLTRQVGVEHIVVALNKADGADPELLELIELEVRELLSANGFDGAGAPVVPVSGLRALAGDPHWEAELLRLLDAVDAYIPTPVRYTDAPFLLPIENVLTITGRGTVVTGAVERGRVRMGDRVELLGYGGALESVVTGVETFGRTMEFAEAGDNVALLLRGVQRSQVRRGQVVAAVGSVRVHTRFTARVHLLSPAEGGRRTPIATGYRPQFFIRTGDVVGDVTLAPDTPSATPGSTIELTVTVGQPTPLEPGLGFAVREGGRTVAAGTVLTVHD; encoded by the coding sequence ATGGCCAAGCAGGTCTTCGTCCGCACCAAGCCGCACCTCAACATCGGCACCATGGGTCACGTCGACCACGGCAAGACCACGCTGACGGCCGCCATCACCAAGGTGCTGGCGGCCCGCGGCGGTGGTTCATTCGTGCCGTTCGAGCGCATCGACCGCGCGCCGGAGGAGGTCGCCCGTGGCATCACCATCAATCTGTCGCACGTCGAATATGAAACGGCCGCAAGGCATTACGCGCACGTCGACATGCCGGGTCACGCCGACTTCGTAAAGAACATGATCACCGGCGCCGCCCAGCTGGACGGCGCGATCCTGGTGCTGTCGGCGCACGACGGCGTGATGCCGCAGACCGTCGAGCACGTGCTGCTGACCCGGCAGGTCGGTGTCGAGCACATCGTGGTGGCCTTGAACAAGGCCGACGGCGCAGACCCCGAACTGCTCGAGCTGATCGAGCTGGAAGTCCGGGAACTGTTGAGCGCCAACGGGTTCGACGGTGCCGGGGCGCCGGTGGTGCCGGTCTCGGGGCTGCGCGCATTGGCGGGTGACCCGCACTGGGAGGCCGAGCTGCTGCGCCTGCTGGACGCGGTGGACGCCTACATCCCGACCCCGGTGCGCTACACCGACGCGCCGTTCCTGCTGCCGATCGAGAACGTGCTGACCATCACCGGCCGCGGCACGGTGGTGACCGGCGCGGTCGAGCGCGGCCGGGTCCGGATGGGCGACCGGGTCGAGCTGCTCGGCTACGGCGGCGCGCTGGAGTCGGTGGTGACCGGAGTCGAAACCTTCGGCCGCACCATGGAATTCGCGGAGGCCGGGGACAACGTCGCGCTGCTGCTGCGCGGCGTGCAACGGTCCCAGGTGCGGCGCGGTCAGGTGGTCGCGGCGGTCGGCAGCGTACGCGTCCACACTCGTTTCACCGCGCGCGTACACCTGCTCTCGCCCGCGGAGGGCGGCCGCCGCACTCCCATCGCCACCGGCTACCGCCCCCAGTTCTTCATCCGCACCGGCGACGTGGTCGGCGATGTCACCCTCGCCCCCGACACCCCGTCGGCCACCCCAGGCTCCACCATCGAGCTGACCGTCACCGTCGGCCAGCCGACCCCCTTGGAGCCGGGCCTCGGCTTCGCCGTCCGCGAGGGCGGCCGCACCGTAGCCGCCGGAACGGTCCTGACAGTCCACGACTGA
- a CDS encoding PP2C family protein-serine/threonine phosphatase, with protein sequence MRILTLAELDTDRGAAGLDAVQLVTDRGIVHARNEDAVAAAVLERPDGPVIVVAVSDGVSSSDDPQAASGAAVRSGVAACLAALTEDRTAEDALLRGLAAAFAAVRDLSVAEGHSPSCTYVAAVLRPGRDGEYAISVTNVGDSRAYWLAADDTGTPSRRLTSDDSFAQLLVTGGVEEESAMRDPRAHVLMRWLGADSEHVPADTPVHSLRVRGPGVLLLCSDGMWNYLPDAAGLAAVATAADPARAAQDLADYAVRSGGADNITVALAPVPARTTPRPG encoded by the coding sequence ATGAGAATCCTGACTCTCGCCGAGCTGGACACGGACCGCGGCGCGGCCGGGCTGGATGCGGTGCAGTTGGTCACCGATCGCGGAATAGTGCACGCGCGCAACGAGGATGCCGTCGCGGCGGCGGTCCTCGAGCGGCCGGACGGCCCCGTGATCGTGGTCGCGGTCTCCGACGGCGTTTCGTCCTCCGACGACCCGCAGGCGGCCTCGGGCGCGGCCGTCCGCAGCGGCGTCGCCGCCTGCCTGGCCGCCCTGACGGAAGACCGCACCGCCGAGGACGCGCTGCTGCGGGGGCTGGCGGCGGCCTTCGCGGCGGTCCGGGACCTGTCCGTCGCCGAGGGGCATTCCCCGTCGTGCACCTATGTGGCGGCGGTGCTGCGTCCCGGCCGCGACGGCGAGTACGCGATCTCGGTGACGAATGTCGGTGACAGCCGGGCCTATTGGCTGGCCGCCGACGATACCGGCACACCGTCGCGGCGGCTGACGTCCGACGACTCCTTCGCGCAACTGCTGGTGACCGGTGGCGTGGAGGAGGAGTCCGCGATGCGCGACCCGCGCGCACACGTGCTCATGCGCTGGCTCGGCGCCGATTCCGAGCACGTCCCCGCCGACACCCCCGTGCATTCGCTGCGCGTGCGCGGCCCCGGCGTGCTGCTGCTGTGCAGCGACGGCATGTGGAACTACCTGCCCGACGCCGCGGGCCTCGCCGCCGTGGCAACCGCCGCCGACCCCGCTCGCGCCGCCCAGGACCTGGCCGACTACGCGGTGCGCTCGGGCGGCGCCGACAACATCACCGTCGCCCTCGCCCCGGTGCCGGCGCGCACGACTCCCCGCCCCGGCTGA
- a CDS encoding epoxide hydrolase family protein: MPQQPDRHDAAEKPFPLRPSPIHVPDAVLEDLRRRLELTRWPDDVGNEDWYYGVNRRYLEGLVDYWRGGFDWRAAEARINGYEHYRVEIDGAPVHFMRKPGVGPAPTPLILTHGWPWTFWHWAKVVDPLADPGAHGGDPAEAFDVIVPSFPGFGFSTPLPHHPDMNFWKVADLWHTLMTEILGHRRYAAAGCDVGALVTGQLGHKYADELYGIHIGSGLKLTLFNGDRAWDYSAGRPIPDGLPAAVHARVIEFDRRFAVHLAAHMLDSSTLAVGLSDSPAGMLAWILRRWKSWSDNGGDLESVFTPDELLTHATIFWATNSIGTSIRTYANNNRYPWTPSHDRQPVVQAPTGITFVAHENPPGVTTDRRVEHFLADPRASWYNLVNVTAHERGGHFIPWETPDEWVDDLRRTFRGRR; encoded by the coding sequence ATGCCACAGCAACCGGACCGCCACGACGCCGCGGAGAAGCCGTTCCCCTTGCGCCCCAGCCCGATCCACGTACCGGATGCGGTGCTGGAGGATCTGCGGCGCAGGCTGGAACTCACCCGCTGGCCCGACGATGTGGGCAACGAGGACTGGTACTACGGCGTGAACCGCCGCTATCTGGAGGGCCTGGTCGACTACTGGCGCGGTGGCTTCGACTGGCGCGCGGCGGAGGCGCGGATCAACGGCTACGAGCACTACCGCGTCGAGATCGACGGCGCGCCCGTGCATTTCATGCGCAAGCCGGGCGTCGGCCCCGCCCCCACCCCGTTGATTCTCACCCACGGCTGGCCGTGGACGTTCTGGCACTGGGCCAAGGTGGTCGACCCGCTGGCCGACCCGGGCGCGCACGGTGGCGATCCGGCCGAGGCGTTCGACGTCATCGTCCCCTCGTTCCCGGGCTTCGGGTTCTCCACACCGCTGCCCCACCACCCCGATATGAATTTCTGGAAAGTCGCCGATCTCTGGCACACCCTGATGACCGAGATCTTGGGGCACCGCCGCTACGCCGCCGCGGGATGCGATGTCGGGGCGCTGGTCACCGGTCAGCTCGGGCACAAGTACGCCGACGAGCTGTACGGCATCCATATCGGCTCGGGCCTGAAGCTGACGCTGTTCAACGGTGACCGGGCATGGGATTACAGTGCGGGCCGGCCCATTCCGGACGGCTTACCCGCCGCGGTGCACGCCCGTGTCATCGAATTCGATCGCCGCTTCGCCGTCCATCTGGCAGCCCATATGCTCGACTCCAGCACGCTGGCCGTCGGGCTGTCCGACTCCCCCGCCGGGATGCTCGCATGGATCCTGCGCCGGTGGAAGAGCTGGAGCGACAATGGTGGTGATCTGGAATCGGTGTTCACCCCGGACGAGTTGCTCACGCACGCCACGATCTTCTGGGCGACGAACTCGATCGGCACCTCGATTCGCACCTACGCCAACAACAATCGCTATCCGTGGACGCCGTCGCACGACCGGCAGCCCGTGGTGCAGGCACCGACCGGCATCACCTTCGTCGCCCACGAGAATCCGCCGGGCGTGACCACCGATCGCCGTGTCGAGCACTTTCTCGCCGATCCCCGGGCGAGCTGGTACAACCTGGTCAATGTCACCGCCCACGAGCGCGGCGGTCATTTCATTCCCTGGGAGACCCCGGACGAATGGGTCGATGATCTGCGGCGCACTTTTCGCGGCAGGCGCTGA